Within Sorangiineae bacterium MSr11367, the genomic segment GCAGATGTCCGGCGCCATCGTGCACATCAAGGAGGCCGATTTCCGCCGCGCCCTGGGCACCCGCAGCATGGCCGCTCTTCGCCTGCGCACGGTCCTTCCGCTCCCCGAGCTCGACGCCCTCACCGGGCGCGAAGTCCTCGTGCGCCTCGGCACCGAGGCCGGCAACCCGCTCACCTTGGGCCGCCTGCAAGTCGCCTCCATCGAGAAGGACGTCACCCTCGAGCACGCGGAGGCCCACCTTTGCGGCAAAGACGCTGACCCGTATCCGCTGGCCATCGCCATGCGCCCGAGCCCCACGGGCTCCTTCCAGCGCGCCACCCCCGACCCCAAAGCCCCCTCCAAGGGCACCGACGCCCCCACCGCCCCCGTCCTCGCCGTCCGCCATTCGACCGACGACGTGTGCATCCGCTTCTGGACGAAGGACTAACGCGCTAAGCGCCCGCCAACCTCCTCTACGTCAACGTCAGACGTTTGACGTTGACGTCTGACGTTGACGTTGACGGCGACGGCGACGTAGACGACATGACGTAGTCGTCGTCCTTGACGAAGCCGTGCGCAACGGCGTCGCCCGGGAGGCCGGTGTGCCCAAAGGGCACTCGGCGCTGCTCGATCAACTGCGTCGTGCGGCGCTGTCCGTACCTCTCAACATCGCCGAAGCCGCGGGGCGAAGCTCGGAACGGGACGGTGCGAGGCACTACGCGATCGCACGGGGTTCCGCGATGGAATGTGCTGCGGTCATCGATGCACTGCACGTTCTCGGAGCCGTGGAAGCGGAAGAGCATGCTCGCGCCGTGGGGCTGCTTGAGCGGTGTGTCGCGATGCTGACCAAGCTTTGCCAGTGACGTCAACGACGACGACTACGCTTTGTCGTCAACGTCGCCGTCGCCGTCAACGACCACGTCAACGTAAGACGTCAACGTCAACGTAAGACGTCAACGCTCTCAGGGCGGCGGGTACGGGTCCGAGTTGGTCATCCCGGTATCGTCGCGGGAGTCGGAGTTGTTGCCCTTGGGATCGACGAAGTACTTCAGCCCGATCGAGAACAGCGTCATTGGCTGATCGGTCGCGACGTCGCGGCGACCGCTGATCTCGACGCTCCATTTCTTGTCGAGGTAGCCGATGCCGGCGGACACCGAGTGGGCGCGCTGGCCGGCGTCGTAGCGGTAGCCTGCGCGCAGCGGGACGTGCTCCATCACCACGAACTCGCCGCCGAACATCAAGCGGCCCCGCGTGCCCTTCCACGTCGTGAAGTCGGCCAGGGCGTTGGCCTCCAGGGTGAAGAGTTGCGGTCGCATGTACCCGACGCCGCCGGCCAACGTCGTCGGCGCGAGGGCGGTGCCCGGGTTGGTCAGGTTGTGCCCGACCAACCCGAAAAAGAGACCGGGCACCGGCTGGACGGTGACGCCCGCATCGAAGGTGAACTGGCTGAAAAGCGGATCCCCGCGGGTCCCATCCGAGACGTAGCTATCGCGGAAAGGCCCGCTCGCGACGCTCTGGTTCACCCGCAGGTAGCGCCCCGTGACGCCGATGGAAATCTGATCGCCCAGCGGTAGCGCAAGGGCGAGCCGCAGATCCGTCCACTGGCGGCGGGCGCCATCGGGATCGAGCTGGGACCACACGCCCCCGAAGGCCCCCGAGACCTTGCTCGTCGACGAATCGGCGATGGCGCCGCCGAAGTTCGTGCGCCGCGCGTCCGGTGAGAACGTGGCCAACGCTTCGAAGTGGTACACGCGCGTGTACGGCAGGTTCGCGGGGTTCAGCCACAGCGCCGTCGTCGACGTACCCGTCGCGTTCTGGGCGCCACCCATGGCCACCGAGCGAGGGCTCTGGACCTCGCCCAAGTCGTAGCCTTGTTGCGGCGTCGTGGACGACGGGTCGGCGGCGGCTGTTGCGGCCATGGTCAGCACCGATGCAAGCGATGCGAACGAAGCTGCGCGCACCGCGTTCGAGTGACAACTTGTACGACCACGCGGCTTCTGCAGCGACCGGTCGCGGGCGGACTTTTTTGACGTGAGCGAAGAGGTGAACGGCATCGGAAGCGAGCTGTAGACCTCCGACGTCAACCGCGATCGGCGGGGGTCCGTGTTAGCTGGCGCCGACCCTAACAAGGTCCCTTCCCATAAGCAATTCCCGCGAAAATACGCGGGAAGCGCCCACTCTTGACAGGACGATCCACGAGAAAAACGCATGACTCACTGGTCCCATCGGAGGGGGGACGAGCGTTTCAGCCATCATTTTCTATATTTACGTGCCACCGCCCCTACCGGAAAGCGTGCGAGCGACATTTCACAGGTGATCTACACCCAATAAAGCCGTGTCATTTCACGCACTTTGGTCGTTCGTGCACATCGCCGTGGACGAGCTCGAAAAAGCGATGCTAGGAGCATGGTTCGCGTTTCGGACGCGGTGCTGTCACGCCGTTGCCCTTTTGACGCGATCGCTAGAGCTTTCGAATCTGTTCAGCTTTCCGAACCCGTTCCGAGACCTGTAGCGTTCTTGTTCCCGCCGACCGATGGATCAAGGTCCATGGGGTTAGCAGGGACTCTTTTGTCTTGGCTTCAAAATCACCAGTCCATGCCTCCCCAATCGTAGTGGGGGGGGCTCCGTTGGTGAGTGCGCTGTTGAGTGAAAGCCGTGCAAGAAGGATGCGCAGCAAACCCGCGTAGCAAAGTGATGCATCGTTGGAAGTTCCCCGCGCGTTCTCGCGGGCTGATTGGTGTCCGCGTCAGCGGATCGTGCCGGTACCTCGCATGAGAGCGAGGTCAGACTCTGGGAGGGGTTCCGCAGCAACGAAACTTTGGGAGAACGATTTACTCGCCAATGTTTTTTCGATACGGACGCTCCAGTCGCCTTCGAGGAGTGATCAGCTTCGGCGGTCCCGCAGCCTGTGTGTTGGGCAGGGTGGGGGAGTCGAGCCTGACAAGCCTGAGGGACGGAGGGGGAGGGAGGGACGTTCTGCCAGGCTGCACATGGCGGAGTCGTTCCCTGAAGCCCGCACAGCGGGGACGACACCTGTCAATTCAGGCAATTCAGCGGGGGAATCAACGATGAACGCGATTGTCCACAGCCTGTGGATAATTTGTTGGGAAACGTGCGCGTGCTGCGCGTGAAGGGATTTCGTGCGGCGTAAGTGAGAGCGGAAGTGACAGAGTGATTCTGAAAATGGCCGGGTCCGTTCGATTTTGCGGACAAACCACGAGAG encodes:
- a CDS encoding four helix bundle protein; this encodes MRNGVAREAGVPKGHSALLDQLRRAALSVPLNIAEAAGRSSERDGARHYAIARGSAMECAAVIDALHVLGAVEAEEHARAVGLLERCVAMLTKLCQ